CTTGCCGGCCTGTTTCACCCAGATTTGTTCCAGATTCCGGACGCTCTGGCAGACCTGGTGCTTCCTCTTGCCAAAGCCCGTGTTGCGGAGGGATCATAGTGGTTGCCAGCCATGTAACGATGAAGAAAGACCGTTCGTGCCCCCTCTGCGGGAAGCAGAACGGCTGCGGTTATGAATCGTGCTGGTGTGCGGCAGAGGTGTTTCCAAGCGAAATCCTCGACCTGGTTCCCAGGGATAAGCTGGGCAAGTCATGTATTTGCAAAGACTGTCTGGATCGATTCAAGGAAAATACCTCTGATTCCCCATAGCCTCGTTCTGCACAGCTGCTGCTGACGCCCGGCATCCTCGCCGGAAAGCTGATCTTTCCAAGCAGCAAATGGCCGCCTCTATCGCTTATCTGTGATGCTAGTGCATCCGTTGAGCGATAGGGACGGCCATTCGTGCCCGTTCTGTTGCCATTTTCAAATGGTTGCCCCGCCTAACAGAGCGTAATACCCGTCAACTCGCGAAGCCTAAGCAGCTGCCGCATGGAAATGCCTTCCCATCACAACGTTTCTCCCGCTTGGCCGATAGATTTCCTACTCCAGGACCAACGTATAAAATTCGACTCCATCTTCCTTGCTGTAATAAGGGTCGTAATGATACCACACTAAGGTATCGCCCAGCACCAGAGGAGTCAGATGACCCGGCGAAGGGATGCCGTCAAGCTTCTTCGGCTCGCCAGCGGCTTTCCCTGTCCCATCGATAACCGTGTAATACACATGGTGTCCGCCGCCCGACTCTCTCCACAGCACAACGAACCGATTGTCGTTGACTTTCACCAGATGCGTCTCGGTCACCGAAACGTCCGACGAAGCGGAATGGTTAGTCAGGTAGGTGATCTGCACATCGCTTGTGTTCTCCGCACCCTTCGGCACTGAGGCCAAGAAGACATTCTTGGAGCCGCCCGGACGGTACAAGTATTCTGGCGCCATGTGCGAACCGACAACCAGATAGTGGTTCTCCGCCACTTCCAGACCGCCTAGATGGGCGCCGGTATAATTGTCCCCGATTTCACCTGGAAACTTGATCAAATCAATCTCTTTCGTCATCCGCTCCGATTCTTCAACCTGAAGGACAATCGAACGAGGATAAGCATCCCCGTGATCTGCGTACACGATGCGATCCCCGTCCATCCTCACATAAGTGGCGAAGGAATGGCTCACATGATTGCGCGGCCACTGTCCCCCTTTATACAACACAGCCATATCTTCCATGCGTATATGGATAGGGATGTTGGACTGATGATTCAGCCCGTCATCTGCCAAGTAGCGCTCGCGACCCGTATAAACGACCAATTTGCCATTGTGGCTGTCCATCGTCAGGTTGCTGGCATTCAGCGGCTTCGTTACATGAACATCTTGAATGTCCGCGTGATCCAGCTTGTTCCAGTCTTTGTCGTACTTCACAATGCGATAAACCGGCAGCGTGTTCGACTCTTCCAGATTCGTCTGCGCATAGACTACATAGAAGTTGCCATCCTCACCGGCATGCGCGCCTCCGAACAACGGCAGCTCATTCGGCAATTTCCGCTCGCCTTGCTTCACGAAGGATGAGGAAAAAATCTTGATGTGCAGTTCTCCTCCATATTGCTCCAACACATGCACATCCCCGTTTTGCTCCAGCAAATACCGCCTGGACGTACTGAAAAAGTTGCCGTAATTATAGTCATCTGTACTATTGTTCGCCTGCATATGTACAAATTGTCCGGAAATTTCCGGATATCCATACACTTTGATTATCCGATTTTGGGGCTGCCATAGAACCGACCTTCCCAATTGGTCGGACACGAAGCGAAGAGGAATATACACTCTCCCCTGCATCTTGCGGGCAGGCACTGTCATGGAAACGGCATTCCCATTTACCATTGCAACGGGATCGTTCACGATCAGCTTGAGCACGTTGCCGTCCAACTCGACGGTAACGGTATTAGTCGCTTCCTCCCACATGACGTCCCCGCCCAAGGCTTCTACCAATGCCCGCATCGGAATGAGAG
The sequence above is a segment of the Xylanibacillus composti genome. Coding sequences within it:
- a CDS encoding cysteine-rich CWC family protein, which translates into the protein MKKDRSCPLCGKQNGCGYESCWCAAEVFPSEILDLVPRDKLGKSCICKDCLDRFKENTSDSP
- a CDS encoding copper amine oxidase N-terminal domain-containing protein, producing MLRKALGWTLIAAMLQLAIVPNMFGAAAANVETEDCYKRAHEERMPRPTGYIGANGTFETYDYSHLPDPQDLIFVCINHTFLPTDVPVEVENGSSLIPMRALVEALGGDVMWEEATNTVTVELDGNVLKLIVNDPVAMVNGNAVSMTVPARKMQGRVYIPLRFVSDQLGRSVLWQPQNRIIKVYGYPEISGQFVHMQANNSTDDYNYGNFFSTSRRYLLEQNGDVHVLEQYGGELHIKIFSSSFVKQGERKLPNELPLFGGAHAGEDGNFYVVYAQTNLEESNTLPVYRIVKYDKDWNKLDHADIQDVHVTKPLNASNLTMDSHNGKLVVYTGRERYLADDGLNHQSNIPIHIRMEDMAVLYKGGQWPRNHVSHSFATYVRMDGDRIVYADHGDAYPRSIVLQVEESERMTKEIDLIKFPGEIGDNYTGAHLGGLEVAENHYLVVGSHMAPEYLYRPGGSKNVFLASVPKGAENTSDVQITYLTNHSASSDVSVTETHLVKVNDNRFVVLWRESGGGHHVYYTVIDGTGKAAGEPKKLDGIPSPGHLTPLVLGDTLVWYHYDPYYSKEDGVEFYTLVLE